Proteins encoded by one window of Halosolutus amylolyticus:
- a CDS encoding helix-turn-helix domain-containing protein, producing the protein MREFVFALEYEPGTNPVADVLAEYPDTSVRSLSCHVTSDSLWRVDHATGSPEALEALERAYENADYCADCLVKDDCGADCETQVLDRSNGTLVVYTYWDRTEVCTSVPHVALEHLGEGLLFETYREGRRYRWRIVLASDAPVHDFFDALGDEVGECTGIEVLRLTELDPDRTTVDPGEALPAEQRAALEAAVDHGYYETPRRIELSDLADRLEVPRSTLSYRLRRAEATLATAFVDANEPIEALAANL; encoded by the coding sequence ATGAGAGAGTTCGTCTTCGCCCTCGAGTACGAACCGGGGACGAATCCGGTCGCCGACGTGCTCGCGGAGTACCCCGACACGTCGGTCCGATCGCTGTCGTGTCACGTCACGAGCGACAGCCTCTGGCGGGTCGACCACGCGACCGGATCCCCGGAGGCGCTCGAGGCGCTCGAGCGCGCTTACGAGAACGCCGACTACTGCGCGGACTGTCTCGTCAAAGACGACTGCGGCGCGGACTGCGAGACGCAGGTGCTCGATCGATCGAACGGGACGCTGGTCGTCTACACCTACTGGGACCGGACGGAGGTCTGCACCTCGGTTCCCCACGTCGCGCTGGAGCACCTCGGCGAGGGCCTGCTGTTCGAGACCTACCGCGAGGGCCGGCGCTACCGCTGGCGGATCGTCCTCGCGAGCGACGCGCCGGTCCACGACTTCTTCGACGCGCTCGGCGATGAGGTCGGCGAGTGTACGGGCATCGAGGTGCTTCGGTTGACCGAACTCGATCCCGATCGGACGACCGTCGATCCCGGCGAGGCGCTGCCCGCCGAACAGCGAGCGGCACTCGAGGCGGCCGTCGACCACGGCTACTACGAGACGCCCCGGCGGATCGAACTCTCGGACCTCGCCGACCGGCTGGAGGTGCCCCGATCGACGCTCTCCTACCGGCTCCGACGCGCCGAAGCCACCCTCGCGACGGCGTTCGTCGACGCGAACGAACCGATCGAGGCGCTGGCCGCGAATCTCTGA
- the ggt gene encoding gamma-glutamyltransferase — translation MAGRYNTSDGRRQDGLDGRRIDRRRFLALTGTTAGALAVGSNPATADAEYQEVTDVSGFSCDHPQFTCGQEVTAADGMVSTVDPIAGGVAARVLREGGNAVDAAIALQYVLTVTQPHGSGIGGGGFMVVYDAASDSVEIVNCRERASQGAVPEMFLDQDGEGLPFDDAIQTGEAMGVPGTVMGLETARERYGSRPRGRLITPAIELARDGFTVDWFLAEQIANNTWKFNDAALETFSDENGSLYREGDTMTNPDLAETLAHIKRGGAEAFYEGPIAEDLAAEIQRHARESEYAVDEDDLSAYDVTHEEPVRKEWYDVELVGQPLPSSGPTVVAMVLRMLEHLGIDEYDLRSTELYHLIAEATVVAWGDRMEYMGDPEFADVPIDGLLSDEYLRERAGMIELGSSVMEDTEGCFGGGDPWKYDTGGHTTHFSVVDRWGNAVAYTSTIEQFMGSGKMVPGRGFMINNELTDFDFQPGGPNEPEGWKRPLSSMSPTMILNDGRPEFTAGSPGGWSIISTTLQTILYRYVYGLDPLEAVTEPNVYTHCYGSVGWDEGVPTEARETSDEWGLNWDDQPSVLGNVQVIDIDEDELTGAADPNRSGQAVGFDRPGRGRGAGRGRD, via the coding sequence ATGGCGGGAAGATACAACACGTCTGACGGACGACGACAAGACGGCCTCGACGGGCGGAGAATCGATCGCCGTCGGTTCCTCGCTCTCACCGGGACGACGGCCGGCGCACTCGCAGTCGGATCGAACCCGGCAACCGCTGACGCGGAGTACCAGGAGGTCACCGACGTCTCCGGCTTCAGTTGCGACCATCCGCAGTTCACCTGCGGCCAGGAGGTGACCGCCGCGGACGGGATGGTCTCGACGGTCGATCCGATCGCGGGCGGCGTCGCCGCGCGCGTCCTCCGGGAGGGCGGGAACGCGGTCGATGCCGCGATCGCGCTCCAGTACGTCCTGACCGTCACACAACCTCACGGGTCGGGCATCGGCGGCGGCGGGTTCATGGTCGTCTACGACGCCGCGTCCGATTCGGTCGAGATCGTCAACTGCCGCGAACGCGCTTCTCAGGGCGCTGTTCCGGAGATGTTCCTCGACCAGGACGGCGAGGGGCTCCCCTTCGACGACGCGATCCAGACCGGCGAGGCGATGGGCGTCCCCGGCACGGTGATGGGCCTCGAGACGGCCCGCGAACGCTACGGTAGCCGACCGCGCGGGCGGTTGATCACCCCCGCGATCGAACTCGCCCGCGACGGGTTCACCGTCGACTGGTTCCTCGCCGAGCAGATCGCGAACAACACCTGGAAGTTCAACGATGCGGCCCTCGAGACCTTCAGCGACGAGAACGGGAGCCTCTACCGGGAGGGCGACACCATGACGAACCCGGACCTCGCCGAGACCCTGGCACACATCAAGCGCGGCGGGGCCGAGGCGTTCTACGAGGGGCCGATCGCCGAGGACCTCGCGGCGGAGATCCAGCGCCACGCCCGGGAGTCCGAATACGCCGTCGACGAGGACGACCTCTCGGCCTACGACGTGACGCACGAAGAGCCGGTTCGCAAGGAGTGGTACGACGTCGAACTCGTCGGCCAGCCGCTCCCGAGTTCCGGACCGACGGTCGTGGCGATGGTTCTCCGGATGCTCGAGCACCTCGGTATCGACGAGTACGACCTCCGATCGACCGAGCTGTACCACCTCATCGCCGAGGCGACGGTCGTCGCGTGGGGCGACCGCATGGAGTACATGGGTGACCCCGAGTTCGCCGACGTGCCTATCGACGGCCTGCTCTCGGACGAGTACCTGCGAGAGCGCGCGGGGATGATCGAACTGGGATCGTCGGTCATGGAGGACACCGAGGGCTGCTTCGGCGGTGGCGACCCCTGGAAGTACGACACGGGCGGTCACACGACCCACTTCTCGGTCGTCGATCGATGGGGCAACGCCGTCGCCTACACCTCGACCATCGAGCAGTTCATGGGCTCGGGCAAGATGGTGCCCGGCCGCGGCTTCATGATCAACAACGAACTCACGGACTTCGACTTCCAGCCGGGCGGCCCGAACGAGCCGGAGGGGTGGAAGCGCCCGCTGAGCAGCATGAGCCCCACGATGATCCTGAACGACGGACGGCCGGAGTTCACCGCCGGCTCCCCCGGCGGCTGGTCGATCATCTCGACGACCCTGCAGACGATCCTCTACCGCTACGTCTACGGGCTGGACCCGCTCGAAGCAGTGACGGAGCCGAACGTCTACACCCACTGTTACGGCAGCGTCGGCTGGGACGAGGGGGTCCCGACGGAGGCCCGCGAAACCTCCGACGAGTGGGGCCTGAACTGGGACGACCAACCGAGCGTCCTCGGGAACGTCCAGGTCATCGACATCGACGAGGACGAACTCACCGGCGCGGCCGATCCGAACCGCAGCGGTCAGGCCGTCGGCTTCGATCGGCCCGGACGCGGCAGGGGAGCGGGCCGCGGTCGCGACTGA
- a CDS encoding acyl-CoA dehydrogenase family protein translates to MEFGLSEEQEQIREEVQRFAENEIEPVAEEYDEEEKYPHDVVDEAAEMGLTGAYIPMEYGGAGYSILDTAIITEELFSYDPGIALSIVSTSFGCEAIMNFGTEDQKERYLEPVAMGEKISGAAISEPDTGSDVSSVSTRAEKDGDEWVINGTKMWITNGTVGDFFVVLCKTNPDAEGRYNGFSQIIVESDRDGFSADKITGKLGIRASDTAELIFDDVRVPEENLVGTRDAAFMQQMQFFDETRTAVAAQGVGIAKGATRAALEYAQDREQFGQSISEFQAIQHKLAEMATNTEAARNLTYKSAWNVDQGNDITKLASMAKEYASRVAVDVADEAVQIHGGSGYVNDFPVERFYRDAKITQIYEGTTEIQKNVIARELLGKGF, encoded by the coding sequence ATGGAATTCGGGCTCTCCGAAGAACAGGAGCAAATCCGGGAAGAAGTGCAGCGCTTCGCCGAAAACGAGATCGAACCCGTCGCCGAGGAGTACGACGAGGAGGAGAAGTACCCCCACGACGTCGTCGACGAGGCCGCCGAGATGGGCCTGACGGGCGCGTACATCCCGATGGAGTACGGCGGTGCCGGCTACTCCATCCTCGACACCGCGATCATCACGGAGGAGCTGTTCTCCTACGATCCCGGTATCGCGCTCTCGATCGTCTCGACCTCGTTCGGTTGCGAGGCAATCATGAACTTCGGCACCGAAGACCAGAAGGAACGGTACCTCGAGCCGGTCGCCATGGGCGAGAAGATCTCCGGGGCCGCCATTTCCGAACCGGACACCGGCTCCGACGTCTCGTCCGTCTCGACCCGCGCCGAGAAAGACGGCGACGAGTGGGTGATCAACGGAACCAAGATGTGGATCACCAACGGGACCGTCGGTGACTTCTTCGTCGTCCTCTGTAAGACCAACCCCGACGCCGAGGGCCGCTACAACGGCTTCAGCCAGATCATCGTCGAGTCCGATCGCGACGGCTTCTCGGCCGACAAGATCACCGGCAAACTCGGCATCCGCGCCTCCGACACGGCCGAACTCATCTTCGACGACGTGCGCGTGCCCGAGGAGAACCTCGTCGGCACCCGCGACGCCGCGTTCATGCAGCAGATGCAGTTCTTCGACGAAACGCGGACCGCCGTCGCCGCGCAGGGCGTCGGGATCGCGAAGGGCGCGACCCGCGCCGCCCTGGAGTACGCCCAGGACCGCGAACAGTTCGGCCAGTCGATCAGCGAGTTCCAGGCGATCCAGCACAAACTCGCCGAGATGGCGACGAACACCGAGGCCGCGCGCAACCTGACCTACAAGTCCGCCTGGAACGTCGACCAGGGCAACGACATCACCAAACTCGCCTCGATGGCCAAGGAGTACGCCTCCCGCGTCGCCGTCGACGTCGCCGACGAGGCCGTCCAGATCCACGGCGGCTCCGGCTACGTCAACGACTTCCCGGTCGAACGGTTCTACCGCGACGCCAAGATCACCCAGATCTACGAGGGCACCACGGAGATCCAGAAGAACGTCATCGCCCGCGAACTGCTCGGCAAAGGATTCTAA
- a CDS encoding 3-hydroxyacyl-CoA dehydrogenase/enoyl-CoA hydratase family protein, whose translation MELEDINTIAVLGAGNMGHGIAEVAAMAGYDVNLRDIKDEFVQNGYEQIEWSLNKLAENDQLSQDEADAALDRVTPLVDMEEACGNADVVIEAVPEKMEIKKDVYGELEEVAPDDAIFATNTSSLSITELADVTERPKQFCGMHFFNPPVRMPLVEVISGAETAEETLDTIEALAEDFGKSPVRVHKDSPGFIVNRILVPLMNEACWLVHNDEATIAEVDSTTKYGMGLPMGSFELGDQVGNDVSFHVLEYMNEVLGEAYEPCPLLEEKVENEELGKKTGKGFYDYEDGDGVDIPTDEQSDLVEKRLIASMANEAAKLIGNDVAPPESIDEATKLGAGFPDGPVKVVDEFGLENALEALEEAYEETGHERYEPADYLQERADEVGTFYDAEEDDDAGVEFEAIRVEYPGEMVGHVVIDRPHRMNTISGELLDELSEAIDLLEDDDDVRAILITGEGEKAFSAGADVQSMAAGGADPLGAVELSKKGQETFGKLEASDLPVVAGIDGFCLGGGMELATCTDIRVASERSEFGQPELDLGLLPGWGGTQRLANVIGEGPAKEIILTADRYEAEAMEQFGFVKEVVDNDDLEDVAFDLAADLAGGPPIATKYTKRAMLAGRHDTEAGLEYEASAFGQLMATDDLMEGITAFMGDGDPDFQGK comes from the coding sequence ATGGAACTGGAAGATATCAACACCATCGCAGTTCTCGGTGCGGGGAACATGGGCCACGGCATCGCGGAAGTCGCCGCCATGGCCGGGTACGACGTGAACCTGCGCGACATCAAAGACGAGTTCGTCCAGAACGGCTACGAGCAGATCGAGTGGTCGCTCAACAAGCTGGCCGAAAACGACCAGCTGAGTCAGGACGAGGCCGACGCCGCGCTCGATCGCGTCACGCCGCTGGTCGACATGGAGGAGGCCTGCGGGAACGCCGACGTCGTCATCGAGGCGGTCCCGGAGAAGATGGAGATCAAGAAGGACGTCTATGGGGAACTCGAGGAGGTCGCGCCCGACGACGCGATCTTCGCGACCAACACGTCCAGTCTCTCGATCACGGAACTGGCCGACGTGACGGAACGTCCGAAGCAGTTCTGTGGCATGCACTTTTTCAACCCGCCGGTGCGGATGCCGCTCGTCGAAGTGATCTCGGGCGCCGAGACCGCCGAGGAGACGCTCGACACGATCGAGGCCCTCGCCGAGGACTTCGGCAAGTCGCCGGTGCGCGTCCACAAGGACTCGCCCGGCTTCATCGTCAACCGCATCCTCGTCCCGCTGATGAACGAGGCCTGCTGGCTCGTGCACAACGACGAGGCCACCATCGCCGAAGTCGACTCCACGACGAAGTACGGTATGGGCCTCCCGATGGGGAGCTTCGAACTCGGCGACCAGGTCGGTAACGACGTCAGCTTCCACGTGCTCGAGTACATGAACGAGGTGCTCGGCGAGGCCTACGAGCCGTGTCCGCTGCTCGAAGAGAAGGTCGAAAACGAGGAACTGGGCAAGAAGACCGGCAAGGGCTTCTACGACTACGAGGACGGGGACGGCGTCGACATCCCCACCGACGAGCAGTCCGACCTCGTCGAGAAGCGCCTGATCGCGTCGATGGCCAACGAGGCCGCCAAGCTGATCGGCAACGACGTCGCCCCGCCGGAGTCGATCGACGAGGCGACGAAGCTCGGTGCCGGCTTCCCCGACGGCCCCGTCAAGGTCGTCGACGAGTTCGGGCTGGAGAACGCGCTCGAAGCCCTCGAGGAGGCCTACGAGGAGACCGGCCACGAGCGCTACGAACCCGCCGACTACCTGCAGGAACGGGCCGACGAGGTCGGCACGTTCTACGACGCCGAGGAGGACGACGACGCTGGCGTCGAGTTCGAGGCGATCCGCGTCGAGTACCCCGGCGAGATGGTCGGCCACGTCGTCATCGATCGGCCACACCGGATGAACACCATCAGCGGCGAACTCCTGGACGAACTGTCCGAGGCGATCGACCTGCTCGAGGACGACGACGACGTCCGCGCGATCCTCATCACCGGCGAGGGTGAGAAGGCCTTCTCCGCCGGTGCCGACGTCCAGAGCATGGCCGCCGGCGGTGCCGACCCGCTCGGGGCCGTCGAACTCTCGAAGAAGGGCCAGGAGACCTTCGGCAAACTCGAAGCGTCGGATCTCCCGGTCGTCGCCGGTATCGATGGCTTCTGTCTCGGCGGCGGGATGGAACTGGCGACGTGTACGGACATCCGCGTCGCGAGCGAGCGCTCCGAGTTCGGACAGCCCGAACTCGACCTCGGCCTGCTCCCCGGCTGGGGCGGCACCCAGCGACTCGCCAACGTCATCGGCGAGGGCCCCGCGAAGGAGATCATCCTCACGGCCGATCGCTACGAGGCCGAGGCGATGGAGCAGTTCGGCTTCGTCAAAGAGGTCGTCGACAACGACGACCTCGAGGACGTGGCGTTCGACCTCGCCGCCGACCTCGCCGGCGGCCCGCCGATCGCGACCAAGTACACGAAGCGCGCGATGCTCGCCGGCCGCCACGACACCGAGGCCGGCCTCGAGTACGAGGCGTCCGCGTTCGGGCAGTTGATGGCGACCGACGACCTGATGGAGGGGATCACCGCCTTCATGGGCGACGGGGATCCGGACTTCCAGGGGAAGTGA
- a CDS encoding HalX domain-containing protein yields the protein MSDRPDILVVDDEARLADLFAAWLGTDWTVETAYDGSEALEKMADSVDVVLLDRRMPGLSGDEVLEEIRAKGYDCRVVMVTAVDPDFDIIEMGFDDYLVKPVSKDELVAMVEDVADRSDYESDIQEYYALVSKKALLESEKADRELAENDEYLELRDRVGELEKRVDETVSGMSSHDDFVGAFQDLQTEN from the coding sequence ATGAGTGACCGGCCGGACATCCTCGTCGTGGACGACGAGGCTCGTCTCGCGGACCTGTTTGCCGCGTGGCTCGGCACTGACTGGACTGTCGAAACGGCCTACGACGGATCGGAAGCCCTCGAGAAGATGGCCGATTCCGTCGACGTCGTCCTGCTCGACCGGCGTATGCCGGGGCTCTCCGGTGACGAGGTTCTGGAGGAGATCCGAGCCAAGGGATACGACTGCCGCGTCGTCATGGTGACGGCGGTCGACCCCGACTTCGACATCATCGAGATGGGGTTCGACGACTACCTCGTCAAGCCCGTCTCGAAGGACGAACTCGTCGCCATGGTGGAGGACGTCGCCGATCGATCGGACTACGAGTCCGACATCCAGGAGTACTACGCGCTCGTCTCGAAGAAGGCGCTGCTCGAGTCCGAGAAAGCGGACCGTGAACTGGCCGAGAACGACGAGTATCTGGAACTGCGCGATCGCGTCGGAGAACTCGAGAAACGGGTCGACGAGACCGTCTCGGGGATGTCCTCCCACGACGACTTCGTCGGCGCGTTCCAGGACCTCCAGACCGAGAATTAG
- a CDS encoding PAS domain S-box protein — translation MNRPRVLCVSSDRSTRASITLALTDTPVNVVIAQNASAAVDRLQAESIDAIVVDARSIDDLSALVDAVESTAPETPTFVHWGEDADESVDVLAEVVARADETDSTERLAAAVTERIGTEADDAPPARTGADEVDGTGAPDLDAIVGAVRRRLVDVTSPVAVERVLREEFTDGDRFTFAWVGEYDRGEREVVPWLTDPRAMEWPMQRTFGIGDGDNPLLERTMHSQELQVLSPVASRADAVPFGDHAVDRDVESVAVAPLSSADEFYGVFVVYAPDRLSGHERDAIASVADTASHVLESIAIRGRLDQQERTLHRYERLVETAGDGMYVVDDTGHFMTVNDALVEMTGYSREGLLGEHVSIVFDRDDVEAGKAIVRRLLDGRESTAAIEVALETKAGSTIPCEVKVAVLERDGSFLGSVGVVRDVTERKRSERKLREQNERLDAFARIVSHDLRNPLGVSQGYLDLLEETGSLEHVDNVRDGLDRMESIIEDVLAIARDGEWATDVERVDLETVAAEAWEHVTTEEATLSITETMVLEADRSRFLRLLENCFRNAIEHGGSDVTIRLGPLGSAGDDDAPADARGFFVEDDGGGLPDDLQGQLFDPSVSSSSEGLGIGLWIVREVATGHDWSITATESEDGGARFEFELAA, via the coding sequence GTGAACCGGCCACGCGTCCTCTGTGTGAGCAGCGATCGCTCGACGCGTGCGTCCATCACGCTCGCCCTGACCGACACGCCGGTCAACGTCGTCATCGCCCAGAATGCGTCCGCGGCCGTCGACCGGCTCCAGGCGGAGTCGATCGACGCGATCGTCGTCGACGCGCGATCGATCGACGACCTCTCGGCACTCGTCGACGCAGTCGAGTCCACCGCGCCGGAGACGCCGACGTTCGTCCACTGGGGCGAGGACGCCGACGAGTCCGTCGACGTGCTGGCCGAGGTGGTCGCGCGGGCCGACGAAACCGATTCGACGGAACGGCTGGCGGCCGCGGTGACCGAGCGGATCGGGACCGAGGCGGACGACGCGCCGCCCGCCCGGACCGGCGCGGACGAGGTCGACGGGACCGGTGCCCCGGACCTCGACGCGATCGTCGGGGCCGTGCGACGGCGACTCGTGGACGTCACCTCGCCGGTGGCCGTCGAACGGGTCCTCCGCGAGGAGTTCACCGACGGCGATCGGTTCACGTTCGCGTGGGTCGGCGAGTACGATCGCGGCGAACGGGAGGTCGTCCCGTGGCTGACCGACCCGCGGGCGATGGAGTGGCCGATGCAACGGACGTTCGGCATCGGCGACGGCGACAACCCGCTCCTCGAACGGACGATGCACTCCCAGGAGTTGCAGGTCCTCTCGCCCGTCGCCAGCAGGGCAGATGCCGTCCCGTTCGGCGATCACGCGGTCGACCGCGACGTCGAGAGCGTCGCCGTCGCACCGCTTTCCTCGGCGGACGAGTTCTACGGGGTGTTCGTCGTCTACGCACCCGACCGGCTCTCCGGGCACGAACGGGACGCGATCGCGTCGGTCGCCGACACGGCCTCGCACGTGCTCGAGTCGATCGCGATTCGCGGGCGACTCGACCAGCAGGAACGGACGCTCCACCGGTACGAGCGCCTCGTCGAGACGGCGGGCGACGGGATGTACGTCGTCGACGATACGGGGCACTTCATGACCGTCAACGACGCGCTCGTCGAGATGACCGGCTACAGCCGCGAGGGACTGCTGGGCGAACACGTCTCGATCGTCTTCGATCGGGACGACGTCGAGGCCGGTAAAGCGATCGTTCGGCGGCTTCTCGACGGCCGGGAGAGTACGGCGGCCATCGAGGTCGCACTCGAGACCAAGGCCGGATCGACGATCCCCTGTGAGGTCAAGGTCGCCGTTCTCGAACGGGACGGTTCGTTCCTCGGCTCCGTCGGTGTCGTCCGCGACGTCACGGAGCGAAAGCGCAGCGAACGAAAACTCCGCGAACAGAACGAACGCCTCGATGCGTTCGCGCGGATCGTGAGCCACGACCTGCGGAACCCGCTGGGCGTCTCACAGGGCTATCTCGACCTGCTGGAAGAGACCGGTTCGCTCGAGCACGTCGACAACGTTCGCGACGGCCTCGACCGGATGGAGTCGATTATCGAGGACGTGCTCGCGATCGCCCGGGACGGCGAGTGGGCGACGGACGTCGAACGCGTCGACCTCGAAACGGTGGCCGCCGAGGCGTGGGAGCACGTCACCACGGAAGAGGCGACCCTCTCGATTACGGAGACGATGGTCCTCGAGGCCGATCGATCGCGGTTCCTGCGACTGCTCGAGAACTGTTTCCGCAACGCCATCGAACACGGCGGGAGCGACGTCACCATCCGCCTCGGCCCGCTGGGGTCGGCCGGCGACGACGACGCGCCGGCCGACGCCCGGGGCTTCTTCGTCGAAGACGACGGCGGCGGACTCCCCGACGACCTCCAGGGTCAACTGTTCGATCCGTCGGTCTCCTCGTCGTCGGAAGGGCTCGGAATCGGGCTCTGGATCGTCAGGGAGGTCGCTACCGGACACGACTGGTCGATCACGGCGACCGAAAGCGAGGATGGAGGGGCCCGGTTCGAGTTCGAACTCGCGGCCTAA
- a CDS encoding acyl-CoA dehydrogenase family protein, producing the protein MDLLDDSIVPEHARDVKEEARDFAQEHIEPNAQEYFQAGEYPHEILEAGQEANLVAQDIPEEWGGRGLDLPQLLALTEEFYRADAGIALTLQLASFGCEITYEYGSDEQCEEYIRPVAEGEQLSGLAVSEPETGSDLAGMQTRAEKDGDEYVLDGEKYWIGNGVEADWVTLYARTGDDEDNRYGNHSMFIVPTDTDGYEAEHIPEKMAMRASKQAHITLDDCRIPEENLIGHEGAGFMMLADFFNHGRVVVAGHGLGLAAAAIEAAWEFTHDREEFGRTINEFQAVQHGLADMLIEFESARALTWRACEKVREGQNAGYWAAMAKTKATETAVEVSEQGMQFHGGRSILDERRIARVYRDARIPVIYEGANEVQRNLVYGQAM; encoded by the coding sequence ATGGACCTGCTCGACGACAGCATCGTCCCGGAGCACGCCCGCGACGTCAAGGAAGAGGCCCGCGACTTTGCCCAGGAACACATCGAACCCAACGCCCAGGAGTACTTCCAGGCGGGCGAGTACCCCCACGAGATTCTCGAAGCGGGCCAGGAGGCCAACCTGGTCGCACAGGACATCCCCGAGGAGTGGGGTGGCCGGGGGCTGGACCTGCCGCAGTTGCTCGCGCTCACCGAGGAGTTCTACCGGGCCGACGCCGGCATCGCGCTGACGCTCCAGCTCGCGAGTTTCGGCTGCGAGATCACCTACGAGTACGGCTCCGACGAGCAGTGCGAGGAGTACATCCGGCCGGTCGCCGAGGGCGAACAACTCTCGGGGCTGGCCGTCTCGGAGCCGGAGACGGGCAGCGACCTCGCGGGGATGCAGACCCGCGCGGAGAAAGACGGCGACGAGTACGTGCTCGACGGCGAGAAGTACTGGATCGGCAACGGCGTCGAGGCGGACTGGGTGACCCTCTACGCGCGGACGGGCGACGACGAGGACAACCGGTACGGGAACCACTCGATGTTCATCGTCCCGACCGACACCGACGGCTACGAGGCCGAACACATCCCCGAGAAGATGGCGATGCGCGCATCGAAGCAGGCCCACATCACCCTGGACGACTGCCGGATTCCCGAGGAGAACCTGATCGGCCACGAGGGAGCCGGGTTCATGATGCTCGCGGACTTCTTCAACCACGGCCGCGTCGTCGTCGCCGGCCACGGCCTCGGTCTCGCCGCGGCTGCGATCGAGGCGGCCTGGGAGTTCACGCACGACCGCGAGGAGTTCGGCCGGACGATCAACGAGTTCCAGGCGGTCCAGCACGGCCTCGCGGACATGCTCATCGAGTTCGAGAGCGCCCGGGCGCTCACGTGGCGTGCCTGCGAGAAGGTTCGCGAAGGACAGAACGCGGGCTACTGGGCGGCGATGGCCAAGACCAAGGCGACCGAGACGGCAGTCGAGGTCTCCGAACAGGGGATGCAGTTCCACGGCGGCCGATCGATCCTCGACGAACGCCGCATCGCCCGGGTTTACCGGGACGCACGGATCCCGGTCATCTACGAGGGGGCGAACGAGGTCCAGCGCAACCTCGTCTACGGCCAGGCGATGTGA
- a CDS encoding cupin domain-containing protein — MSYRKVNYEEVDQVSSAMHFLSDPLETEQVGVTVARCDPGWKSKPHDHTDNDHEEVYVLIEGEAEVVVDDDPVAMETGDALWLPPESTRQIRNGDRESAFVLVSAPSIADEDGDGDEWLLSGFAG; from the coding sequence ATGTCCTACCGGAAGGTCAACTACGAGGAGGTCGATCAGGTCTCGAGCGCGATGCACTTTCTCAGCGATCCGCTGGAGACCGAACAGGTCGGGGTAACGGTAGCCCGCTGCGACCCCGGCTGGAAGAGCAAACCACACGACCACACGGACAACGACCACGAGGAGGTCTACGTGCTGATCGAGGGCGAGGCGGAGGTGGTCGTCGACGACGATCCCGTGGCGATGGAGACCGGAGACGCGCTGTGGCTCCCACCCGAGTCCACCCGCCAGATCCGTAACGGCGATCGGGAGAGCGCGTTCGTGCTCGTCAGTGCCCCCAGCATCGCGGACGAGGACGGCGACGGCGACGAGTGGCTCCTCTCGGGATTCGCCGGTTGA
- the nikR gene encoding nickel-responsive transcriptional regulator NikR, whose protein sequence is MAVVSVSMPDELLERLDQFADEHGYTGRSEVVREASRNLLGEFEETRLEDRDLMGIVTVLFDYETTSVEERMMHLRHEHEDLVASNFHSHVGDHYCMELFVLEGELEDISTFVGKIRATRDALTVDYSVIPVDEFDPIAQET, encoded by the coding sequence ATGGCAGTCGTCAGCGTCTCGATGCCCGACGAACTCCTCGAACGACTCGACCAGTTCGCCGACGAACACGGCTACACCGGCCGAAGCGAGGTCGTCAGGGAAGCCTCGCGGAACCTGCTCGGCGAGTTCGAGGAGACGAGACTCGAGGACCGGGACCTGATGGGAATCGTTACCGTCCTCTTCGACTACGAGACCACGAGCGTCGAAGAGCGAATGATGCACCTCCGTCACGAACACGAGGACCTGGTCGCGTCGAACTTCCACAGCCACGTCGGCGACCACTACTGTATGGAACTGTTCGTGCTCGAGGGCGAACTCGAGGACATCTCGACGTTCGTCGGGAAGATCCGGGCGACGAGGGACGCACTGACCGTCGATTACTCCGTGATCCCCGTCGACGAGTTCGACCCGATCGCCCAGGAGACCTAG